TCGCTGAGAACGGCTGGTGAAGCCGGGGCGACCGTCCTCCTCGCCACCGCGTCACCGACCGGGGCAAAGCAGCCGCTCAGCGTCTTTCGTCAATTACTGCGGGATGCGGAAGTGCCCTGCGACACGCTCGAACGTCTGGCGTCGTCTCACCCCGGATGGTATCAGGGGAACGCCGACGAGAAGAGGGTAATTGCAGAACAGGACAGTCAGGATTCGGACAGGGAAAGGGCCGTCGCCCGTGCTGCGGAGGAAGCCGTGGCCGCCCTGCTCGACCTCTCGGCGGAGCGTCCGCTGGTTCTCGCCGTCGACGACGCGCATCTGATGGACGACGATTCCCTCGCGGCAATGCTGACTCTTCTCCACCGAATACGGAAGAAACGATTCCTGGTCCTTTGCGTCAGCTGGGAGCAATCGGGAATCCGTGGGCCGGACGTCCACCGGCAGCTCATCAGACAGCCGCACGAACGCGTCCGTATCGCGCCGCTCACCGAGGACGGTGTGTCCGCCCTGCTCGGTGAGCACGCCGGACGGGCGGTCGACCGCGAGACGACCGACGCCTACCACCGGGCCACCGGTGGCAATCCGATGCTCGTGCACGCGCTGCTCGACGACAGCACCCGCTTCGGTTCGGAACCGGGCAGGCCCGTCGCCAGTTCCGCCTACCGGCAGGCGGTGCTCAGCTGCCTCGGCGGCACGAGCCCCGCGCACACCCGGATCGGCGCCGCGGTCGCCGTGCTGGGCGACGGTTTCGCCTCCGCCCGCACCGTGGCCCTGGTCACCGGCGAGTCCCTGACGACGGTCCTCGAGGGCGCGTCGGTGCTCAACTCCGTCGGGCTGCTGTCGGACTGGACCTTCCGGCATCCGGCCGCCGCCGACGCGGTGCTGCACGAGCTCCCGCCGAAGGAGCTGGCCCGGCTCAACGCGGACGCCGCGCGGCTGCTCTACCAGGCCGGGGCGCCCGAACGCGAGGTGGCCGGCCGGCTGCTCGCCGCCGACCAGGTCGTCCGCCCCTGGGGGTCGAAGGTGCTGCGCGGCGCCGCCGATCTCGCGCTCGGGGCGGACAACGTACGGGAGTCGATGAGCTATCTGCGGCTCGCCCTGCGCGACCACACCGACGAGCACGACCGCCACCGGCTGCTGGCGGCGATGGGCCGCGCGGCCTGGCGGGTGAACCCCGCCGCGGCGGAGGCGTCCCTGGCCCAGCTGCGACGAGCGGTGTTCGACGACTGCCTGGAGGCGGACGACGCGGCCACCGTTCTGCGGCACATGCTCTGGCAGGGTGAGGACTCCGACGAGGTCGCCCTCGCGATCGGCGCGCTCAGCGGCCCCGCCCGCTCGGAGCGGGACAACCAGTCCATCGCCGAGGTGGAGTTCATCCGGCAGTGGTTCTACGGGGTCCCCCGGGTCTGCCGGCCCGGCGAACGCGGTGACGACGGGGCGGTCACCGACGGACCGGCCGGCGGACCGGCGACCGGGTACGTGCTGCGCGAGTCCGGTCTGGCGGGGCTCAGTCCGAAGCTGACCCAGCTGATCGCGGGTGCGTCGGACGAGGTGGTCGCCGCCGTGGTGCAGTCCCTCCAGGGGCTCCAACTCGACCGGATGAAGCCCGAGTTGGTGGCCATGTCACTGCTCGCCATCGCGCACACGGACCGCACCGGGACCGCGGCGGAGGTGTGCGAGACGCTGCTCGCCTACGTGGAGCGGCGCAAGGCCACCACCTGGCACGCGCTGCTGACCGCCGTCCGCGCGGAGATCGCCCTGTTGCAGGGGGACATCGAGACGGCGGACGCCATGTCGGCGCGGGCCCTGGACATGATGCACACCCGGGGCTGGGGCGTCCTGATCGGTCTGCCGCTGGGCACCGCGGTGTTCGCCAACACCGCACTGGGCCGGCACGACCGGGCGGCCGAACTGCTGGAGCACGAACTGCCCGACGCGGTGTTCCGTACGGTCTTCGGGGTGCAGTACCTCCGTGCCCGCGGGCATCACTATCTCGCCACCGACCGGGCGTTCGCCGGGCTCAGCGACTTCGAGACGTGCGGCCGGCTGATGCGCGACGCCAACGCCGAACTCCACAAGGGCATTCCGTGGCGGGCCGACCTCGCCGAGGCGAATCTGCGCATCGGCCGGACGAAGACGGCGCGCGAGTGGGCGGAGGCGCAGGTCGAGGTGGGCGGCAGCCGGCCCAGTTCCCGTGCGCGAGGTGTCGCGCTGCGGCTGCTGGCCCAGATGAGCAGGCCGAATGTACGCACCTCGCTGCTGCACGAGGCGATCGACCTGCTCCGGGCGTCGGGCGACCGGCGTGAACTGGCCGTGGCCTTCTCGGACCTGTCGGCCACGCACTACGAACTGGGTGACTACGCGCGGGCCCGGCTGGTCGCCCGGCACGCGGGTCAGGTGGCGGCCACCGGCCCCGCCGAGTCCGCCGTCGGAAGCAGGCTCGTGGCGCTGGAACACCTCGGACTGCCGGAGGAGCCCGGCACGGCGATGCTGCTGACGGACGCCGAGTGCCGGGTCGCCGGACTGGCGGCGCTCGGCTACAGCAATCGCGAGATCAGCCGGCGCATCCACGTCACGATGAGCACAGTTGAACAGCATTTGACGCGCGTATACCGGAAGTTGAAGGTGGCGAGCCGGGCGGATCTTCCGTCGAAGATGCTGGAGCACCGCATCCCCACCCTGTCGGACCACTTCTCCGCCGGGGGGACGTCCGCGTCCGCGCTGTCACGCGGCTGATCCCGGCCGGGACCGTCCCCGCTGCCGCGCCCCCGTGGGCGCGGCAGACGCGTGACCGGAGGCGTGTACGGCGTCGCGGTCACGGCTCCGGCGGGTACGACCGCGTACGACCGAACCCCCCGCGCCACCGGCGCGGGGGGTTCGGTCGTCGGGAAGGGTCGGTCAGTTGAAGCTTCCCAGCTCGTCGTCCAGGATGCCGAGCAGTTCCTCGGCGGAGACGGAACTGAGTTCGGCCGGGCCGGAACCGGACGGCGCGCCGGCCCCCGCCGTGTCGGACCCCGCCCACCGGGCCGCCAGGGCGCCCAGTCGCAGGGCCACCCGGGACCGCTGGTCGGCGTCGACCGACTCCGGGTCGACGAGGGCTTCGAGCCGGATGACCTCCGCCTCCGCGTCGGGGGTGTCCGGCGCGTCGTCCGGGGTGATGCCCAGCTCGTCGAAGAGGTAGGCGGCGAGGGCGGTCGGCGTCGGGTAGTCGAAGGTGAGGGTGGTCGACAGCCGCAGACCGGTGTCCGCGCCGAGGCGGTTGCGCAGTTCGAGCGCGGAGAGGGAGTCGACGCCCAGTTCGCCGAAGCCGCGGTCGGTGTCGACGGCGTCCGCCCCGGTGTGGCCGAGGACGTCTCCGACATGGCCGCGCACGGTGTCCAGCAGCAGTCGCAGGGCGTCGGCCGCGCCGAGGGACGCGAGCCGGTCCGGCAGCGGCCGGGTGTCGGCGGCCGGTTCGGCGGTGATCTCGGCGGCCTTCGCCGCCGGGCGCGACGGGGCGGGCAGCAGCGCGCGGACGAGCGGCGGCGCGTCCTTGGTGGGGCGCAGCCGTACGGGCAGCAGGGCCGGCGCGTCGGTGGCGAGGGCCCGGTCGAACAGGGCGAGGGCGTGCGGGGCGGTCAGCGGTTCGATGCCGTCCCTGGCCAGCCTGCGCAGTTCGGCCTCGCCGAGTCCGCCCGCCATGCCGGTGCCGGTGTTCCACAGACCCCAGCCGAGGGACAGCGCGTGGTGGCCGGCGGCCCGCCGCCGGGCGGCGAGCGCGTCGAGGAAGGCGTTGGCGGCGGCGTAGTTGGCCTGCCCGGCGGCGCCGAGGGTGCCCGCCGCCGACGAGTACAGGACGAACGCCGACAGCTCCAGGTCACGGGTCAGTTCGTGCAGGTTCCAGGCCGCGTCGGACTTGGGCCGCAGGACGGTGTCGAACCGCTCGGGGGTCAGTTCGGTGACGAGGCCGTCGTCGAGGACTCCGGCGGCGTGCACGACGGCGGTCAGCGGGTGGGTCGCCGGGATGCCCGCCAGCAGGGCCGCGAGGGCCTCGCGGTCGGCCGCGTCGCAGGCCGCGACGGTGACCTCGGCGCCGAGGTCGCGCAGTTCCCGGGCACCGGAGTCGTCCCCGCTCCGTCCGCAGAGCAGCAGGTGCCGGACGCCGTACTCCGTGATCAGGTGGGCGGCGAGCAGCCGTCCGAGGCTGCCGGTGCCGCCCGTGACGAGGACGGTGCCGTCGGGCGTGAACCCGGTGAACGGCGTGGCGGGCAGGGCGGGTTCGGTGAGTTCGGGCAGATACGCGCGGCCGGCCCGCAGGGCGATCTCGGGTGCCCCGGTGGCCACGGCGGCGGGGATCGCCGTCTCGGAGGCGGGGTCGCCGTCGGTGTCGACCAGCACGAGGCGGCCGGGGTGTTCGACGGCGGCCGAGCGGACGAGGCCCCAGAGGGGGGCCTGGGCCGGGTCGGCGGGTTCCGAGACTCCGACGGCGCCGGTGGTGACGACGACGAGCGGTGCGCTTTGGTCCTCGTCGGCCAGCCGTTCCTGGAGGGCGGCGAGGGCGCGGGTGACGGCCTCCCGTGCGGCGGCGGGTGCGGCGGCGGCCGGGCCGGTGGCCGGGTCGAGGCGCAGCAGACGGGGCGCGGGGGTGTCGGGTCCGGGGGCCGTCGGGGTGGGGGCGGGGGTCCAGCGCAGTGCGTAGAGGCCGCCGCCGCGGGTGGGTGAGGCGGCGTCGAGCTGTTCGGCGGTGACCTGGCGGATGCGCAGCGCGGCCACCTCGGCGACGGGGGCGCCGTCGCCGTCGTACAGGCTCAGTGCCATGCGCTCGGTGCCGTGGGGGGTCAGGCGCAGGCGCAGCGTGGTGGCGCCGGTGCGGTGCAGGGTGACGCCCTCCCAGGAGAACGGCAGGGTCATCACGGTCGGGTCCTGCCCGGCGAGCAGGTCGATGGCGTGCAGGGAGGAGTCGAGGAGCGCGGGGTGCAGGCCGAAGGTGTCGGCGGGGGTGCTGTCGGGCAGGGCGAGTTCCGCGTACACCTCGTCGCCGAGGCGCCAGGCGGCGCGCAGGCAGCGGAAGGTGGGGCCGTAGTCGTAGCCCTGTTCGGCGAGGTGGGCGTAGGTGCCGGTGACGTCGACGGGCTCGGCGCCGGGGGGCGGCCAGGCGGTGAGCGGGTCGGGTACGGGGGTGGTGGCGGCCGTGAGGTATCCGGTGGCGTGCCGGCTCCAGGCGGCGGCGGTGTCGGTGATGTCGGGCCGGGCGTGGACGGCGACGGTCCTGCGTCCCGTGGTGTCCGGTGCGCCGGTCGTGACCTGGATCCGGACGGCGGTGTCGGGGTCGAGGACGAGGGGCCGTTCCAGGGTGAGTTCGTCGATGCCGCCGGCGCCTGTCCGGTCGGCGGCCAGGACGGCGAGTTCGACGAAGGCGCTGCCGGGCAGCAGGGTCACCCCGGCCACGGTGTGGTCGGCGAGCCAGGGGTGGGTGTCGAGGGCCAGCCGCCCGGTGAGCAGGGTGGTGTCGCTGTCGGCGAGGGTGAGGGCGGCGCCGAGCAGGGGGTGGGCGGCGGGGTCCTGGCCGAGGCCGCGGGCGTCGGCGGGCAGGGCCGGTGCGTCGTCCAGCCAGAAGCGCCGCCGCTGGAAGGGGTAGGTGGGCAGGGTGACGCGGCGGGCGCCGGGCGTGGGATAGGCGCGCTCCCGGTCGAGGGGGACGCCGCGTACGTGGAGGGTGGCGAGGGCGGTCGCGAGGGCTGCGGAGTCGTCGCGGTCGCGGCGCAGGGCGGGGACGAGGCCGGAGCGCTCGGGGTCGGCCAGGCTCTGGGTGGCCATGACGGTGAGGACGGCGTCGGGGCCGAGTTCGAGGAAGGTCCGGGCGCCGTCGGCCTCCAGGGTGCGGACGGCGTCGTGGAAGCGGACGGCTTCCCGGGCGTGGCGTACCCAGTAGGCGGGTGAGGTGAGTTCGTCGTCCGTGGCGCGGGCGCCGGTGAGGGCGGAGACGACGGGCACGGTGGGGGGTGTGAACGTGATGCCGCGTGCGACCTCTTCGTACGCGGCGAGCATCGGGTCCATGAGCGGGGAGTGGAAGGCGTGGCTGACCCGGAGTCGTTTGGTGCGGCGGCCGGTGAAGTGGGCGGCGAGTTTCTCGACCTCGTTCGCGGCGCCGGACACGACGACGGCGCTCGGTCCGTTGACGGCGGCGATGCCGACGAGCGGGGTGAGGTGGGGCAGGACCTCGGCCTCGGTGGCGTCGACGGCGAGCATGGCGCCGCCCTCGGGCAGGTCCTGCATGAGCCGTCCCCGGGCGGCGACGAGGCGGGCCGCGTCGGGCAGGGACATGACGCCTGCCGCGTGGGCGGCGGTGAGCTCGCCGATCGAGTGTCCGGCGAGCAGGCCGGGGCGTACGCCGAGGGAGTCGAGGAGCCGGAAGAGGGCGGTCTCGACGGCGAACAGGGCGCTCTGGGTGTAGAGGGTGCGGTCGAGGGCGGCGGCCTCGTCGGAGCCGGGTTCGGCGTGGATCACGTCGAGGAGCGGGCGGTCGAGGTGGCGGTCGAAGGCGGCGCAGACGGTGTCGAGCGCGTCGCGGTAGGCGGGGAAGGTGTCGTACAACTCCCTTCCCATGCGGGGGCGTTGGGCTCCCTGGCCGGTGAAGAGGAAGGCGAGGGCGCCGGGGGCGGGCTTGCCGCGTACGACGAGGGGGGAGGTGCCGCCGTCGGCGAGGGTGGTGAGGGCGGTGACGAGTTCGTCGCGGTCGCGGGCGACGACGGCGCCCCGGTGGGCGAGGGCGGCCCTGCCGGTGGCCAGCGCGTGGGCGAGGTCGGGCAGGGGGGTGTCGGCGACGGCGAGCAGGCTCCGGGCGTGGGCGGCGAGTCCTTCGGGGGTGTTTCCGGAGAGGAGGAGGGGCAGCAACGGGCGCTCGGTGTCAGCCGGTTCGGGGTCCGGGGTCGCGGGTGCGGGCGGGGCCTGTTCGATGATGACGTGGGCGTTGGTGCCGCTGATGCCGAAGGACGACACACCGGCGCGGCGGGGGTGGCCGGTCTCGGGCCAGTCGCGGGGCTCGCGGACCAGTTCCACGGCGCCGGCGGTCCAGTCGACCTGGCCGGACGCCTCGTCCACGTGGAGGGTTCCGGGGACGACGCCGTGCCGGATGGCGAGGACCATCTTCATGACGCCCGCGACACCGGCGGCGGCCTGGGTGTGGCCGAGGTTGGACTTGACCGATCCGAGGAGCAACGGGGCGTCGTCCGGGCGTCCTTGGCCGTAGGTGGCGAGGAGTGCCTGGGCCTCGATCGGGTCGCCGAGCGTGGTGCCGGTGCCGTGTCCCTCCACGGCGTCGACGTCGGTGGCGGACAGCCGGGCCCGGGAGAGAGCCGCGCGGATCACCCGTTGCTGGGACGGGCCGTTGGGCGCGGTGAGGCCGTTGGACGCGCCGTCCTGGTTGACGGCCGAGCCGCGTACGACGGCGAGCACCTCGTGGCCGAGCCGCTCCGCGTCGGAGAGCCGTTCGAGGAGGAGCATGCCGGCGCCCTCGGAGAGGGAGGTGCCGTCGGCGCCCGCCGCGAAGGACTTGGTGCGGCCGTCGGCGGCGAGGTTGCGCTGCCTGCTGAAGTCGACGAAGGCGTCCGGGGTGGACATGACCGACACGCCGCCGGCGAGGGCGAGGTCGCACTCGCCGCGCTGGAGGGCCTGTACGGCGAGGTGCAGGGCGACCAGGGAGGAGGAGCACGCGGTGTCGACGGAGAGGGTGGGGCCTTCGAGGCCGAGGGTGTAGGCGACCCGGCCGGAGGCGACGCTGCCGAGGCTGCCGTTGCCGAGGTAGTCCTTCACGGCGTCGGGCACGCGGGTGAGACGGCTGCCGTAGTCGTGGTACATGACGCCGGTGAAGACGCCCGTACGGCTGCCGCGTACCGCGTGCGGGTCGATGCCCGCGCGTTCCAGTGCCTCCCAGGACGTCTCCAGGAGCAGGCGCTGCTGCGGGTCCATGGCCAGTGCCTCGCGCGGGCCGATGCCGAAGAAGTCGGGTTCGAAGTCGGCGGCGTCGTGCAGGAATCCGCCGTGCAGGGTGCTGGTGCGGTCCTGGACGCCGGGTTCGGGGTCGTAGAGGGTGTCGAGGTCCCAGCCCCGGTCCGTGGGGAAGGCGGAGATGGCGTCGCCGCCGTCGGCGAGCAGGGCCCACAGGTCCTCGGGGGTGCGGACGCCGCCGGGGAAGCGGCAGCTCATGGCGACCAGGGCGACGGGCTCGTCCGTGTCGGCGCCGGTGACCGCGGCGGGTGCGGGTACGTCGTCGTCGGGGCCGACGAGTTCGGTGCGGAGCAGGCCGACGAGGGCGGTGGCGTCCGGGTGGTCGAAGACGAGCGTCGCGGGCAGCCGCAGGCCGGTGGCGGCGCCGAGGCGGTTGCGCAGTTCGACGGCCGTCAGGGAGTCGAAGCCGGTCTCGCGGAAGGAGCGGCGCGGGTCGAGCACCATGTCCCGGCCGTGGCCGAGGACGTCGGCGGCGTGGGTGCGGACGAGTTCGAGGAGCAGCGCGTCCTGTTCGGTGCGGGCGAGCGCGGCGAGGCGGTCGCGCAGGGTGGTGCCGCCGCTGCGGGCGGCGGCCCGGCGGCGGGCCGGCGGGGGCACGAGGCCGCTGAGGACGGCGGGGACGCGGTCGGCGCGGCGCAGCGTGGGGAGGTCGAGGCCGATCGGGAGGGCGACCGGGTCGTCGCCGGCCAGGGCGCGGTCGAGGAGGGCGAGCCCTTCGGCGGTGGGCAGCGGGCGGACACCGGAGCGGCGCATGCGGTCGACGTCGTCGTCGGTGAGGTGTCCGGTGAGGCCGGTGCGCTGTTCCCAGTAGCCCCAGACGAGGGAGAGGGCGGGCAGGCCGAGGGCCCGGCGGTGGTGGGCCAGGGCGTCGAGGTAGGCGTTGGCGGCAGCGTAGCCGGACTGGCCGGCGCCGTCGAGGGTGCCCGCGGCGGAGGAGAACAGGACGAACGCGGAGAGGTCAAGGTCGCGGGTGAGGTCGTGCAGATGCCGGGCGGCTTCCGCCTTGGGGGCGAGGACGGCGGCGAGCCGGTCGTCGGTGAGCGCGCTGACGAGTCCGTCGTCGAGGGCGCCGGCGAGGTGGACGATTCCGGTCAGCGGTGTTTCCGGGGGTACGGAGGCGAGCAGGGCGGCCAGTTGGTCCCGGTCGGCGACGTCGCAGCGGGCGGCGGTCACCTGGGCGCCGAGCTCCGCGAGGTCGGCCAGTTCGGCGAGGTCGTCGGCGGTGCCGCCGCTCCGGCTGACGAGCAGCAGGTGGCGTACGCCGTAGGTCCGGGCGAGGTGGCGGGCGACGAGCCGGCCGAGGACGCCGGTGCCGCCGGTGATCAGGACGGTGCCGTGGGCGGTGAAGGCGGGGTCGGGCGCGGCGGCGGGGCTGTCGGGTGTGCCGGTGGTACGGGAGGCGGGGCGGGCGAACCGGGGGACGAGCACGGTGCCCGCGCGCAGGGCCAGTTGGGGTTCGCCGCAGGCGACGGCCGCCGCGACGGCCGCGTCGACCGGGGTGGCCCGGTCGGCGTCGGCGAGGACGAACTGGCCGGGGTTCTCCTCCTGGGCGGCCCGGACCAGGCCCCAGACGGCGGCGGCGGCCGGGTCGCGGACCTCGTCGCCGCCGGCGGGGACGGCGTGGTCGGTGAGGAGGAGCAGGCGGGCGGAGCCGGTGCGTTCGGGCGCGGCCAGCCAGGTGCGGAGGGTGGTGAGGGCGGTGCGGGTGGCGGTCCGCAGCGCGGTCACGCCGTCGGCGGCGGGGTCGGTGCGCACGGGCAGTACGACGATGTCCGGGAGGTCGTGTGTGCCGTCGAGCAGCTGGGTCAGGGCGGTGGCCGGGTCGGCGTCGCCGGGGGCGGCGTCCGTACCGCCGAGGACGGTGTACGGGACCGGTGACGCCTGGCCGGGGGCGGGGGCCGGGACCCACTCCAGGGTGAAGAGGGCGTCCGGGCGGGCCGCGGCGCCGAGGGCGCCGGTGTCGACGGGGCGCGCGTGCAGGGCGCCCACGGTGGCGACGGGGCCGCCCGTGGTGTCGGCGAGGTACAGGGCGGGGGTGTCGCCGCCGACGACGTGGACGCGGAGTTCGCGGGCGCCGGTGGCGTGGAGCGCCACGTCGTTCCAGACGAACGGGAGCCGGGCGGGGCCGTCGTCGGGGATGCCGGCGCCCACCGCGTGCAGGGCGGCGTCGAACAGGGCGGGGTGCAGGCCGAAGCGGTCCGGCTCGACACCGGCGGGCAGTTCGACCTCGGCGAACGTCTCGTC
Above is a window of Streptomyces sp. NBC_01498 DNA encoding:
- a CDS encoding AAA family ATPase encodes the protein MRLFERSREVKALAKAFDACSAGIGQFVIITGGPGSGKSELVHDSLRTAGEAGATVLLATASPTGAKQPLSVFRQLLRDAEVPCDTLERLASSHPGWYQGNADEKRVIAEQDSQDSDRERAVARAAEEAVAALLDLSAERPLVLAVDDAHLMDDDSLAAMLTLLHRIRKKRFLVLCVSWEQSGIRGPDVHRQLIRQPHERVRIAPLTEDGVSALLGEHAGRAVDRETTDAYHRATGGNPMLVHALLDDSTRFGSEPGRPVASSAYRQAVLSCLGGTSPAHTRIGAAVAVLGDGFASARTVALVTGESLTTVLEGASVLNSVGLLSDWTFRHPAAADAVLHELPPKELARLNADAARLLYQAGAPEREVAGRLLAADQVVRPWGSKVLRGAADLALGADNVRESMSYLRLALRDHTDEHDRHRLLAAMGRAAWRVNPAAAEASLAQLRRAVFDDCLEADDAATVLRHMLWQGEDSDEVALAIGALSGPARSERDNQSIAEVEFIRQWFYGVPRVCRPGERGDDGAVTDGPAGGPATGYVLRESGLAGLSPKLTQLIAGASDEVVAAVVQSLQGLQLDRMKPELVAMSLLAIAHTDRTGTAAEVCETLLAYVERRKATTWHALLTAVRAEIALLQGDIETADAMSARALDMMHTRGWGVLIGLPLGTAVFANTALGRHDRAAELLEHELPDAVFRTVFGVQYLRARGHHYLATDRAFAGLSDFETCGRLMRDANAELHKGIPWRADLAEANLRIGRTKTAREWAEAQVEVGGSRPSSRARGVALRLLAQMSRPNVRTSLLHEAIDLLRASGDRRELAVAFSDLSATHYELGDYARARLVARHAGQVAATGPAESAVGSRLVALEHLGLPEEPGTAMLLTDAECRVAGLAALGYSNREISRRIHVTMSTVEQHLTRVYRKLKVASRADLPSKMLEHRIPTLSDHFSAGGTSASALSRG
- a CDS encoding type I polyketide synthase yields the protein MDTSVEQIVEALRESLLESERLRQENEKLTDAAREPVAIVAMSCRYPGGVTSPEELWRLVDEGADAIGDFPADRGWDVDGLYDPDPDAPGKTHVREGGFLHDAPLFDAEFFGISPREALATDPQQRLLLETSWEAFERAGIDPETVRGSRTGIFAGVMYHDYGSWLTEVPEEVEGYLGNGSLGSVASGRVSYTLGLEGPAVTIDTACSSSLVALHLAVQSLRQGECTLALAGGVTVMSTPDTFVDFSKQRGLALDGRCKSFAASADGTGWGEGVGMLLLERLSDARRNGHRVLGVVRGSATNQDGASNGLTAPNGPSQQRVIRQALAGAGLTARQVHAVEAHGTGTPLGDPIEAQALLATYGQDRGDAEPLWLGSVKSNIGHTQAAAGVAGVIKMVMAIRHGRLPKTLHADDRTPQVDWEAGDVRLLTENRPWPETGEPRRAAVSSFGISGTNAHVIVEAAPDETADSPAADGTPEPAPAAGDTAHGPLPLVLSARGEHGLAGQAARLLDHLDTTGTSLPGLAHALATTRAALDRRAVVVGADRPAVTAALTALADGEGAPGLVRGERRSESRTAFVFPGQGSQWTGMAAELIDASPEFTASMTECAEALAPFTDWDLLKVLRAGEPLDRVDVVQPALWAVLVSLARLWQAHGVRPAAVIGHSQGEIAAAVVAGALSVDDGAKVVALRSRAIADELSARGAMMSVGLPVEEVRPKLAAYGGRLSVAAVNGASSVVLSGDADAVDDLRDALVAEGARAKRLPVDYASHSAQVETIRERLLTDLAGLRPRAAEVPFYSTVTGALLDTTTMDAEYWYTNLRGSVLFGDTTKVLLGAGYGVFVECSPHPVLLHSIEETADAAGTGITGVGSLRRDEGGPARFLTSLAEAFVRGVPVDWSPALPAPGDPTAELPTYAFQRERYWLGASAATGDLGAAGLAATGHPLLAAAVTVADGGTLLTGRLSLATMPWLADHGVGGTVLLPGTALVELALGAGHRAGCGHLEELTLQTPLPVPARGAVQLQVRLAEPDTTGRRDLTVHARPDDHDADWTPVATGLLAPETAEPGFDLAAWPPAGAQPVPLDGLYDGLAAQGYDYGPAFQGLRALWRRGDETFAEVELPAGVEPDRFGLHPALFDAALHAVGAGIPDDGPARLPFVWNDVALHATGARELRVHVVGGDTPALYLADTTGGPVATVGALHARPVDTGALGAAARPDALFTLEWVPAPAPGQASPVPYTVLGGTDAAPGDADPATALTQLLDGTHDLPDIVVLPVRTDPAADGVTALRTATRTALTTLRTWLAAPERTGSARLLLLTDHAVPAGGDEVRDPAAAAVWGLVRAAQEENPGQFVLADADRATPVDAAVAAAVACGEPQLALRAGTVLVPRFARPASRTTGTPDSPAAAPDPAFTAHGTVLITGGTGVLGRLVARHLARTYGVRHLLLVSRSGGTADDLAELADLAELGAQVTAARCDVADRDQLAALLASVPPETPLTGIVHLAGALDDGLVSALTDDRLAAVLAPKAEAARHLHDLTRDLDLSAFVLFSSAAGTLDGAGQSGYAAANAYLDALAHHRRALGLPALSLVWGYWEQRTGLTGHLTDDDVDRMRRSGVRPLPTAEGLALLDRALAGDDPVALPIGLDLPTLRRADRVPAVLSGLVPPPARRRAAARSGGTTLRDRLAALARTEQDALLLELVRTHAADVLGHGRDMVLDPRRSFRETGFDSLTAVELRNRLGAATGLRLPATLVFDHPDATALVGLLRTELVGPDDDVPAPAAVTGADTDEPVALVAMSCRFPGGVRTPEDLWALLADGGDAISAFPTDRGWDLDTLYDPEPGVQDRTSTLHGGFLHDAADFEPDFFGIGPREALAMDPQQRLLLETSWEALERAGIDPHAVRGSRTGVFTGVMYHDYGSRLTRVPDAVKDYLGNGSLGSVASGRVAYTLGLEGPTLSVDTACSSSLVALHLAVQALQRGECDLALAGGVSVMSTPDAFVDFSRQRNLAADGRTKSFAAGADGTSLSEGAGMLLLERLSDAERLGHEVLAVVRGSAVNQDGASNGLTAPNGPSQQRVIRAALSRARLSATDVDAVEGHGTGTTLGDPIEAQALLATYGQGRPDDAPLLLGSVKSNLGHTQAAAGVAGVMKMVLAIRHGVVPGTLHVDEASGQVDWTAGAVELVREPRDWPETGHPRRAGVSSFGISGTNAHVIIEQAPPAPATPDPEPADTERPLLPLLLSGNTPEGLAAHARSLLAVADTPLPDLAHALATGRAALAHRGAVVARDRDELVTALTTLADGGTSPLVVRGKPAPGALAFLFTGQGAQRPRMGRELYDTFPAYRDALDTVCAAFDRHLDRPLLDVIHAEPGSDEAAALDRTLYTQSALFAVETALFRLLDSLGVRPGLLAGHSIGELTAAHAAGVMSLPDAARLVAARGRLMQDLPEGGAMLAVDATEAEVLPHLTPLVGIAAVNGPSAVVVSGAANEVEKLAAHFTGRRTKRLRVSHAFHSPLMDPMLAAYEEVARGITFTPPTVPVVSALTGARATDDELTSPAYWVRHAREAVRFHDAVRTLEADGARTFLELGPDAVLTVMATQSLADPERSGLVPALRRDRDDSAALATALATLHVRGVPLDRERAYPTPGARRVTLPTYPFQRRRFWLDDAPALPADARGLGQDPAAHPLLGAALTLADSDTTLLTGRLALDTHPWLADHTVAGVTLLPGSAFVELAVLAADRTGAGGIDELTLERPLVLDPDTAVRIQVTTGAPDTTGRRTVAVHARPDITDTAAAWSRHATGYLTAATTPVPDPLTAWPPPGAEPVDVTGTYAHLAEQGYDYGPTFRCLRAAWRLGDEVYAELALPDSTPADTFGLHPALLDSSLHAIDLLAGQDPTVMTLPFSWEGVTLHRTGATTLRLRLTPHGTERMALSLYDGDGAPVAEVAALRIRQVTAEQLDAASPTRGGGLYALRWTPAPTPTAPGPDTPAPRLLRLDPATGPAAAAPAAAREAVTRALAALQERLADEDQSAPLVVVTTGAVGVSEPADPAQAPLWGLVRSAAVEHPGRLVLVDTDGDPASETAIPAAVATGAPEIALRAGRAYLPELTEPALPATPFTGFTPDGTVLVTGGTGSLGRLLAAHLITEYGVRHLLLCGRSGDDSGARELRDLGAEVTVAACDAADREALAALLAGIPATHPLTAVVHAAGVLDDGLVTELTPERFDTVLRPKSDAAWNLHELTRDLELSAFVLYSSAAGTLGAAGQANYAAANAFLDALAARRRAAGHHALSLGWGLWNTGTGMAGGLGEAELRRLARDGIEPLTAPHALALFDRALATDAPALLPVRLRPTKDAPPLVRALLPAPSRPAAKAAEITAEPAADTRPLPDRLASLGAADALRLLLDTVRGHVGDVLGHTGADAVDTDRGFGELGVDSLSALELRNRLGADTGLRLSTTLTFDYPTPTALAAYLFDELGITPDDAPDTPDAEAEVIRLEALVDPESVDADQRSRVALRLGALAARWAGSDTAGAGAPSGSGPAELSSVSAEELLGILDDELGSFN